GAACCTCTTTTTAGTTGGTAGCTGTAATTATGTATTTCTAACACGGAAATGGGCCCTTTCTATTGCAACTTATCTGAGGCATGTGCTTGTTAGAGCACAGATATAATGGATTATATGAGTATCACTATGTGGCTGACATGAATTTAAGTAAAGGCATTTCAAATggtacctttttcttttcttttctttttggtggtTATTGTTAACCATACAAGTGTTTTGGCTTTGTCCTAATATTACGTTTTTATGAGAATGGCATGATTGTATCTCTGAAAATGGTATGATTGTACAAGAAATTTTGCACGGTTTTAAAGAAAGGAAGCTTAAAAAAGGAATGATGGGAATAAAGATCGACATGCAAAAATCTTATGACAAGTTTGAATTAATCGAATTTTCATTACAGTCTTGAAAGCAATCGATCGATTGCTCTATTAGATTCGTCGACTAGAGTTTCAAGACAGATTCTTTCACATTATTGAAAAATGGTTGTAAAGTTGGACAAAGTTTTGTTGGGAAAATAGCAtagagtgaataagaaattgatattttctatgttcatttgaagatgttattaaagtggtaaaaatcttgagtcccacataggaaaagaaaaaaaataatatatgagtttatatgcttATGAGTTGGACATTGGATTGGGTttttggcatatgtggactgggcctacttgtccaaataataatattttattgttttaattttttttgagtcagTTAGTCTGTGCATAGCAGTTATTACTGAATCACAGTATCTGTTCAGTAAcgtataattattttttagaagaaaaactcTTCCTATGAGAATTTTTTgtgcattttcattttgtgtcaaagagAAAGTAAGAGACATTGAGTAATTCACAGAACACGACCTTGTGTGCTTCGTTTTCGTGTTGTATATCATTTTATCTTGGGAGGCAGATGTCCGTGAGTCTCAAAACACCACAGTGATTGTGTGAGGggcgaaatctgctttaaggagattgtgtcaaacacaagacttgatctgaatTGTTCATTCTTCACGCATTTGGtttgtgagtttttaattatttgtagatttctctttatatatattcagtatttgtttattgcttttacctatcacatctatttgtgttattgcttttattcttatcacaaaagtaaattgttgaaatatatccaACAGTTTTAAAGcagatttaaaatatattttaatttatttttgtgattcaaCGGTGAAAGGAATTTGTGTTTGTTGAAAAAATGCAAATTAGTAACAGTAGATACATTAAGCAAAACttagaaaattgattttgtgtttaTCGTGAACTTTGATCTTTTGATAATGTCGGTTACGTGCTTGATTGAGATTGTTGTATACATGGTTGTTAGTTGAtctttccttcttcctttttatattattttattagggcCTTTTTTTCTTATATGAATCCTTGTTTGATTGGCTTTGATCTATATATTTGGATTTGCTGGTCTGTGCGAATTGTTCCTACATTgtttgggtttgaaattttgtttttggttaaaCGACGATGCATTAAAACTAAGAAGCTACATTAGAATCAGGACAGAGCCTGTTCAAGAACATATTATTGAGGTCTACCTTAAAAACACATCCTACGTCCACAGGTGGACTTTCAAAATAAATGGAAGCTAAACTTTGGTTAGCAACAGCAGCCATCTTAGCTAAAACATCAGCACAACGGTTTGATTGGCGATAGCAGTGGTTGAATTTGATCCGGCTAAATCTTGAGATCAGCTGTCCGCAATCGTCGAAAATAGGGAAGATTATTTTGTTATCATATTGGCTATTTTAGATAGCATCTACAACGGCTTTTGCATCTAACTCGACGATAAGAAAGGATATGTCAAGATTGCTACAGAGTAGCAGCCCTTCCCTCAATCCCTAAAGCTCAGCGACAAAGCTGGAAGTTATCCCAATGCACCTAGAGAAGCCTGCGATCCACCCACCATACTCATCCTTGACAAGATCACCACAACTTGCTATACCTAGCTTGGCCGAGACAGCTCCATCGGTGTTTAATTTGCACCATCCTTCTGGAGGCCTCTCCCAACGAACTCTCTTGATTACACTTCAAGTTGGACGTCTAGGAGAAGCTACACAGTATAAAAACTCCATTGCTTGGTGAATAATCTCTGCAGCCAGCTTTGGGTTTTGGCTTTTCCTGTTAAAGACAACATTGTTCCTGCTCTTCCATATATTCCAAACTGCAAAAGAGTAAACCACATTCCAAGGGGGCTTCCCAGCAACATAGCTGGTCCTAGTATTCCCATTGACATTTAGCCAATCTTGTAGATTAGTCACCCAAAAGCCTGAATTTGTTAGCTTAACTCCCAGCTGGATCCAAATGGCCTTAGCTCGAAAGCAGTCTCTAAGTGCATGCAGCACCGTTTCTGGTTCTCTTCGACACACAGGGCAAAGGTCATCATCAATCACCCCTTTTCGCATAAGGTAGTGCTTCACCCCAATACTTTCATGTGAACATGTCCACAAGAAGGTTTTAATTCGAGGTAGAGTTTTTGCCTTCCATATCCACTTAGTTGTAAAGGCGTGGCTAGAGCTAGAACCCACTGCAATATTGTAGGCACTCTTCAGATCAAAATTGGCCTTTGGATTTTCCATCCATTCCAGTCTATCACTTCCTCTCTTTGTTAATGAAACAGGTGTGGCTTGGATTAATAGCTTGATATCAGTAGGAAGGTCAAAAGGGATTTTTTCCCAATCCCAGCCCGTGTTCGTCACAACATCCTTGACTTCCCAATGTGATGCTTCCATAGTTAGAGGGTTGTGTATCAGGTGGCGTATGGGGCCTCTTTTTGTCCAATTTCCTAGCTAAAAATTCAAGTTGCTGTCTTTACTAACCATCCACATGCTGCCCTTAGAACaaacttctcttcctctctTAATTGCTGCCCAAATCTGTGAGCATGGGAGTCTATCAGCATTCGTAGCCCTTTCTCTCCAATAGCTGCAGTACTTATGTCTTAAAACTTTGGCCCATAAAGATTCCTTTTCAGTAGAAAGTCTCCAATTAAGCTTTGCAAGCAAGGAAACATTCCTTCCCTTCGTTGTTTATAGACCAAGCCCACCTTcatcttttggttttgtaacctTTTGCCAACCCACCCAATGAATCTTCTTGACAGAATCTGAAGTGCCCCACAGAAAATTATGGTTCACCCGGTCTATCCCCTCAAGAATTCTTCCCGGAAAATAGGTACACTGAATTACATAGGCTGGAATTGTGGCTAAAGAGGCTTGAATTAACATAGACTGACCAGCCAAAGACAACATATTAGCTTTCCAACCTGCTAATTTGTTTTTAACTCTATCGAAGATAGAGTTAAAGTCTTGGGAGGAGGAATCAAGTTGCTTAATGGGGATTCTTGGGTATTTCCCAAGGTTAGGAGTGGAAGCAAAGCCAAGAATGTCACAAAGTGATTCCCTTGTATCCCTATCAACATTGGGCGAAAAACAAACTCTTGATTTAGCTTCACTAACCGTTTGCCTCGAGATGCTACAAAAGTCATCAAGAACATCCCTAATGACTGAGTAGTTTATATAATCCACTCTAGCAAAGAATACCAAGTCATCCGCAAAGAGCAAATGGGAGAAAGTCGGGCCATTTTGAGAGGCCTTGACTGGCTGCCAAAGGTTCTCATGGCATTTCTCTTCAATGAGTTGACCAAGGAAGTCCATACATAGGATGAACAAATATGGGTAAAGAGGATGAAATATAGTTggcttataatatattatatgatatTAGGCTTATTTTGTCTCTTTGGGTTTATTGCTTGGCTGGGTTTTTGAGATTCTATTGTTTAGTTTATGTGTACTGTGCTACTTTATTTCTACAATTCggtgtaataataataataataataataatagttggCTTGACTTTCCTTTATGCACAGTAACATTTGGAAGTTAATTTTTATAGTGATTTCTTAAACTTGGTTGGTTTTGAGGAttcaatttgtttgaattttgttgaatacaaatgtcaaaaaaaattattgtgaatcCAGTTGTGGCTCAAACCAACATGAACCTTTCTGCTGTGATTTCTGAAGTGAACTTGGTAGGAGGAAATACCAAGGTATGGTGAGTGGACACTGGGGCTACTCGCCATGTatatttagaaaagaaaatgcttTCTACATACAATCTTGTGGGTAATGGAAGAAAAATGTTCATGGGAAATTCCTCAACCTCTAagattgaaggaattggaaagGTTGCGCTCAAAATGATTACGGACAAGTTTCTTACTTTGAAAGATATATTGCATGTGCCAGAAATTCAAAAGAACCTTGTATTTGGCTCATTGTTAAGCAAAAATGGTTTTAAGTTGGTTTTTgagtttaataaattttcacTCTTTAAGAGTGGATTGTATGTGGTCAAAGGATATTTGAGAAATGACATGTTTAAGATGAATGTAATGACcgttattaataataataagggcGTATCTTCTAGTTACATACTTGAGTCATCTAATGTATGACATGGTAGATTGGGTCATGTTAATTATCATACTTTACATAGActaatcaatttaaatttattgcctaaatttgaaattgattttgattgtaAATGTGAAACTTGTGTGGAAGCTAGGGTGGCTAGAGCATCTTTTTAAACAGTTGAAAGAAGCACTGAACCTCTAGATTTAATACATAGTGATGTATGTGACATGAAATTTGTACAAACTAGAGGTGGtaagaaatatttcatcactttcataGATAATTGCACTAGATACTGTTATGTATACTTGCTAAGGAGCAAGGATGAGGTAATTGAGGCATTCATGCAATATAAGAATAAGGTTGAGAATcaactcaacaaaaaaatttaggttCAAAGGAGTGATAGAGGTGGGGAATATGAATCACCTTTTGGTGAGTTCTGTTTACAGCATGGTattgtttatcaaaccactgcACCTTATTCACCTCAGCAAAATAAAGTTGCTGAAAGGAAGAATAGAACCTTAAAAGAAATGATGAATGCAATGTTTATAAGTTCTGGTTTACCACAAAACTTGTGGGGGGAAGCTATTCTTGCCACCAAATATATTCTTAATAAATTGCctagaaagaaaaccaaaaagatgCCATATGAATTATGGAAAGGTAAAAAGTCTTCCTATCAATTCTTAAAGGTGTGGGGGTGTTTGGCAAAGGTGGCCGTCCCTATTCCTAAAAGGATAAAGACAGGATCAAAATTAGTGAGTTGTGTTTTCATTGGTTATGCTTATAATAGCAGTGCATATTGGTTTCTAATTCATAAATCtgatgttcctaacatgaatgtGAATACCATTATTGAATCAAGGAATGCagtattttttgaagaaatatttCCTTACAAATCCACACAAGTATCAAGTCATCTTAAGAGAAATTTTGAGTCTACATCTAGTACCTCTCATgatcaagagttgatggaagaGAGGAATGAGGTTGAGCCTAGACGTAGTAAGAGGGCTAAAACGTCAAAATAGTTTGGCCTGGATTTTCTAACTTATATGTTAGAAGATGAACCTCAAAGCTTCAAGGAAGCTATCTCTACACCTGAGGTGTTTTTCAGGAAAGAAACTGTCAATAGTGAGATTGAATCCATCCTTCAAAATCATACATGGGAACTAGTGGATCTTCCACCAGGTTGTAAACCTCTACAATATAAATGGATATTCAAGAGAAAATTAAAGGCTGATGGGTCTATTGACAAGAATAAGGTAAGGCTTGTTGTAAAAGGTTACAAACAAAAGGAAGGTGTAGATTATTTTGACACATATTCACCTGTTACAAGAATAACATCCATTTGGATGTTGATAGCTATTGCAATTGCATAACCTAGAgatacatcaaatggatgtaaaaacaaCATTCTTGAATGGTGAATAAAATGAGGAGATTTATATTAAACAATCAGAGGGGTTCATTGTTCCTGGTCAAGAAAAGAAAGTGTACAGGGTTGTTAAATCTCTTTATGGATTAAAGCAAGCTCCAAAGCAATGGCATGAGAAATTTGACAATGCAATGATGTCAAATGGGTTTAGAATCAATGAGTGTGACAAATGTGTGTATATTAAAGATACTACAAATGGCTATGTCATTGTGTGtctctatgttgatgatatgctCATTATAGGTAGCAATAATGATATCTACCAAGAGAATGTTGACTAGTGAGTTCGACATGAAAGATTTAGGTGTTACAGATGTGATACTAGGAATGAAGATTTCTAGAAAATCTAATGGACTTGTCTTAtctcaatcacattatgttaaGAAAGTTCTTgagaaatttaagaaatataatgACAATCCAGTGAGAATATCTATAGATGTAACTTTACATTTAACTAAGAATAAAGGGCAAGACATATCACAATTGGAGTATTCGGGAATAATAGACAGTTTTATGTATATAATGAACTACACTAGACCGAACATAGTGTATTCTATCAGCAAGTTGAGTAGATACACAAGTAATCCAGGGGAGGACCACTAGAAGGCATTAGTTAGGGTTTTGAGGTATTTGAAATACACCATAAACTATGGGTTGCACTACACTTAGTATCTAGCTGTACTAGAAGGGTATAGTGATGCTAATTGGATATCTGACACAAAAGATACTAAATCCACGAGTGGATATGTCTTTACACTTGGTGGTGTAGCGATATCTTGGAAGTCTTCTAAACAAACATGCATTGCTAGATTCACAATAGAATCAAAATTTATCGCATTGGATAAAGTAGGAGAAGAAGCAGAATGGCTTCGACATTTCCTGGAGGATATGCCAATGTGGATGAAATCTGTGCCTTCTGTTTGTATACATTGTGATAGTAAATCAGCTATTGGTAAGGCATAAAGTCATAGGTACAACGGTAAGTCTCGACATATACGTCGAAGACATACCGTGAAGtagtttttctttaatggaATTATTTCCATTGACTTCATAAAGTTGAAAGAGAATATAGCGGATCCATTAGCCAAAGGTTTGAGTAGAGAGCAAGTAAACTGCTCATCGAGGGGAATGAGGTTAAAGCCTATGACATAAAAGTCTCTGGGATGACAACCCAACCTAGCTGTCTAGAGATCCCAAGATCTAGGTTCAAAGGGACAACCGAATCGTGGAGACTAGTTTTTAT
This portion of the Castanea sativa cultivar Marrone di Chiusa Pesio chromosome 7, ASM4071231v1 genome encodes:
- the LOC142643189 gene encoding uncharacterized protein LOC142643189, which encodes MDFLGQLIEEKCHENLWQPVKASQNGPTFSHLLFADDLVFFARVDYINYSVIRDVLDDFCSISRQTVSEAKSRVCFSPNVDRDTRESLCDILGFASTPNLGKYPRIPIKQLDSSSQDFNSIFDRVKNKLAGWKANMLSLAGQSMLIQASLATIPAYVIQCTYFPGRILEGIDRVNHNFLWGTSDSVKKIHWVGWQKVTKPKDEGGLGL